One stretch of Armigeres subalbatus isolate Guangzhou_Male unplaced genomic scaffold, GZ_Asu_2 Contig2088, whole genome shotgun sequence DNA includes these proteins:
- the LOC134203750 gene encoding uncharacterized protein LOC134203750, producing the protein MYPQNLLTIPAYHHFERQISEPIIPTSPAVSSPPEARSAPDQHDEPSTPVPPIPQIRQIHLKTDRTSSPTVVLVSDMESLQQQHQHHLSGSAVSSTSTGGASAPITTITTTSTTSSTAVALLADLSSSTPSSIRIKGDELSRSASSPLMSSRSKEIPGLDSQRSSHCPVVREGPALGCNFCWNTRRILRRKTKYHCPECHTNLCIAPCFQEYHERQSAENPAPTSNDSGSACVYGVGGLYAKVDLRLSTFTFAELCHSLCCF; encoded by the exons ATGTACCCGCAAAACCTATTGACGATTCCGGCGTACCATCATTTTGAAAGGCAAATTTCCGAACCGATCATTCCAACATCGCCGGCCGTATCGTCTCCACCGGAAGCGCGATCAGCACCCGATCAGCACGATGAACCGTCGACACCCGTACCCCCAATTCCACAAATCCGACAAATCCACCTGAAAACCGATCGCACATCGAGTCCAACGGTTGTTCTCGTTTCCGATATGGAATCGCTCCAACAGCAGCACCAGCACCATTTATCGGGAAGTGCGGTTTCCAGTACAAGCACCGGAGGTGCTAGTGCTCCTATCACAACGATCACCACGACCAGCACCACCAGCTCCACCGCCGTAGCGCTACTTGCCGACCTGAGTTCATCAACGCCGAGTTCAATTCGCATAAAAGGCGACGAATTGTCGCGGTCTGCTTCATCTCCTTTG ATGAGCAGCCGATCGAAGGAAATACCCGGCCTGGACAGCCAACGGTCTAGCCACTGTCCGGTGGTACGGGAGGGTCCCGCGCTGGGTTGCAATTTCTGCTGGAACACAAGGAGGATACTGCGACGGAAAACCAAGTACCACTGTCCCGAGTGCCATACGAACTTGTGCATTGCGCCCTGCTTCCAGGAGTATCACGAACGCCAATCGGCGGAGAACCCTGCCCCCACCAGCAACGACAGCGGAAGCGCCTGTGTGTATGGTGTAGGTGGATTGTACGCAAAAGTGGATCTCCGATTGAGCACCTTTACTTTCGCGGAATTGTGTCATTCTCTTTGTTGTTTTTGA